Proteins from a single region of Segatella copri:
- a CDS encoding TIGR01212 family radical SAM protein (This family includes YhcC from E. coli K-12, an uncharacterized radical SAM protein.) yields the protein MYYNDFGTWIRKQFPDFRVQKISIDAGFSCPNRDGRISSGGCTYCDNRTFNPSYCDRKKSITEQLEEGKAFFSRKYPDMKYLAYFQAYTNTYARVEQLRQMYEEALEVEDVVGIVIGTRPDCVSDELLDYLEELNRRTFVLVEYGIESANDETLKRINRGHDFACCRSAVERTHARGILTGGHIIIGLPGEDAEESLRQAPLISSLPLDILKIHQMQIIRGTRLAQEYAEHPFHVYTVEEYIDVIVKYIRLLRKDLVLERFVSQSPKELLVAPKWGLKNYEFTNLLNNRLKSLQ from the coding sequence ATGTATTACAACGATTTTGGAACATGGATCCGGAAGCAGTTTCCTGATTTCCGTGTTCAGAAGATTTCGATAGACGCGGGATTCTCCTGTCCTAACAGGGATGGGAGGATTTCGAGTGGCGGATGTACGTATTGCGACAACCGCACCTTCAATCCGAGCTATTGCGACCGGAAAAAGTCGATTACTGAACAGCTGGAGGAGGGAAAGGCTTTCTTCAGCAGAAAGTATCCTGATATGAAATATCTGGCTTATTTCCAGGCTTATACCAATACATACGCCAGGGTGGAGCAACTGAGGCAGATGTATGAAGAGGCTCTTGAGGTGGAAGATGTGGTGGGAATCGTTATCGGAACCCGTCCGGATTGTGTGAGCGATGAATTGCTCGATTATCTGGAAGAACTGAACCGCCGAACCTTCGTGCTGGTGGAATATGGCATTGAGAGTGCCAATGATGAGACCTTGAAACGCATCAACCGTGGACATGATTTTGCCTGTTGCCGTAGTGCCGTGGAGCGTACTCATGCCAGGGGAATCCTTACGGGCGGCCACATCATCATCGGTTTGCCGGGAGAAGATGCGGAAGAAAGTCTGCGCCAGGCTCCTCTCATCTCTTCCTTGCCGCTTGATATTCTCAAGATTCATCAGATGCAGATTATCAGGGGCACCCGGCTGGCACAGGAATATGCTGAGCACCCCTTCCATGTTTACACGGTAGAGGAATATATTGATGTCATCGTGAAATACATCCGTCTGCTCAGAAAGGATTTAGTGCTGGAGCGCTTCGTCAGTCAGTCGCCCAAAGAACTGCTGGTTGCTCCCAAATGGGGACTCAAGAACTATGAGTTTACCAATCTCCTGAATAACAGATTAAAGAGTTTACAATAA
- the mtaB gene encoding tRNA (N(6)-L-threonylcarbamoyladenosine(37)-C(2))-methylthiotransferase MtaB, with product MIDSSAFQGKKAAYYTLGCKLNFSETSTFGKMLEDMGVITAKKGEKADICLINTCSVTEVADHKCRQAIHRMVRNNPGAFIIVTGCYAQLESENVSKIEGVDLVLGANEKAHLIQYLSDAWAQKFAQENGLTAQTPQNGDAETSQNGDAAALHQHYSVKTKEIKTFQPSCSRGNRTRYFLKVQDGCNYYCTYCTIPFARGNSRNPSIQSLVAQCEQAAAEGGKEIVITGVNIGDFGQTTHERFIDLVKAMDQVEGIKRYRISSLEPDLCDDDLIEYCAQSRAFMPHFHIPLQSGSDEVLKLMHRRYDKALFAHKVNLIKEKMPDAFIGVDVMVGCRGETLECFEECYEFLKSLPVTQLHVFPYSERPGTAALKIPYVVDEKEKKKRSKRLLELSDQKTQEFYAQYIGTEAEVLFEKAPRGKAMHGFTKNYIRVELSPALAKEEYDNQLIKVRLGDFNHDKTALKAELL from the coding sequence ATGATAGATTCAAGTGCCTTTCAAGGTAAAAAGGCAGCTTACTATACGCTAGGCTGCAAACTCAACTTCTCTGAAACTTCCACTTTTGGCAAAATGCTCGAAGATATGGGCGTCATTACTGCTAAAAAGGGGGAGAAAGCTGATATTTGTCTGATTAACACCTGCTCGGTAACAGAAGTTGCCGATCATAAATGCCGTCAGGCTATCCACCGGATGGTGAGAAACAATCCGGGTGCATTCATTATCGTGACGGGCTGTTATGCGCAGCTCGAATCTGAGAATGTCAGCAAGATAGAGGGTGTAGACCTCGTGTTGGGTGCTAACGAGAAGGCGCACTTGATTCAATATCTCAGCGATGCATGGGCGCAGAAATTTGCTCAGGAAAACGGATTGACTGCTCAGACCCCTCAGAACGGCGATGCAGAAACCTCTCAGAACGGCGATGCGGCGGCTCTTCATCAGCATTATAGCGTGAAGACGAAGGAAATCAAGACCTTCCAGCCTTCTTGCTCGCGTGGCAACCGTACCCGTTATTTCCTGAAGGTGCAGGACGGCTGCAATTATTATTGCACCTATTGCACTATTCCATTTGCCCGAGGCAATTCGCGCAACCCGAGCATCCAGTCGCTTGTGGCTCAATGTGAGCAGGCGGCTGCTGAAGGCGGTAAGGAAATCGTCATTACCGGTGTGAATATCGGAGATTTCGGTCAGACTACCCACGAGCGATTCATCGATCTTGTCAAGGCGATGGATCAGGTAGAAGGAATCAAGCGTTACCGCATCTCGAGTCTGGAGCCTGATCTCTGTGATGATGATCTCATAGAGTATTGTGCCCAGAGCCGTGCCTTTATGCCTCATTTCCATATTCCTCTGCAGAGCGGAAGCGATGAGGTGCTCAAGCTGATGCACCGTCGTTACGACAAGGCGCTCTTTGCCCACAAGGTGAATCTTATCAAGGAGAAAATGCCTGATGCGTTTATCGGTGTTGATGTGATGGTGGGCTGTCGCGGCGAAACTCTGGAGTGTTTTGAAGAATGCTATGAGTTCCTGAAGAGTCTGCCTGTTACCCAGCTTCACGTCTTCCCTTATTCTGAGCGTCCGGGCACGGCTGCCTTGAAGATTCCGTATGTGGTTGACGAGAAGGAGAAGAAGAAGCGCTCCAAGCGACTGTTGGAGTTGAGCGATCAGAAGACGCAGGAATTCTATGCCCAATACATCGGTACTGAGGCTGAGGTTCTCTTCGAAAAGGCGCCAAGAGGCAAGGCAATGCATGGATTCACCAAGAACTATATCCGCGTAGAACTTTCGCCGGCTCTCGCCAAGGAAGAATACGACAACCAGCTCATTAAGGTTCGCCTGGGTGATTTCAATCACGATAAGACGGCGCTGAAGGCAGAGCTTCTTTAG
- a CDS encoding glycosyltransferase family 2 protein: protein MAKVAIVILNWNGQKMLAKYLPNVIEYSRQDAEIWVADNSSSDGSMHLLETQFPQVKTIVLEQNFGFAEGYNRALKQIDAEYYVLLNSDVEVSHHWLTPLIEFMDSHQQVAACQPKLLAEYDKDSFEYAGACGGFLDKYGYPFCRGRIFDTVERDNGQYDYQQEILWATGACMMIRSKDYWTAGGLDGRFFAHNEEIDLCWRLRLMGRKIYCIPESEVYHVGGGTLPKSNPMKTYLNFRNNLTMLYKNLSDTELTHVMRMRRFLDYLAAFETLVLNRNWGDFKAIFKARRAFKAWKHEFDEDRRKIQAGRVKEEIPQVYNLSIIWQYYAKGKKLFSQL from the coding sequence ATGGCAAAAGTAGCAATCGTTATATTAAACTGGAATGGTCAGAAGATGCTGGCAAAGTATCTTCCGAATGTCATCGAATATTCCCGTCAGGATGCTGAAATATGGGTGGCAGACAATTCTTCTTCTGATGGTTCGATGCACCTTCTGGAGACTCAGTTTCCTCAGGTGAAGACCATCGTGCTGGAGCAGAATTTCGGCTTTGCTGAAGGCTATAACCGTGCCTTGAAGCAGATAGATGCAGAATATTACGTGCTCCTGAATAGCGATGTGGAGGTTTCGCATCATTGGCTTACACCGCTCATCGAGTTTATGGATTCGCATCAGCAGGTGGCTGCCTGTCAGCCTAAGTTGCTTGCGGAATACGATAAGGACAGTTTTGAGTATGCTGGCGCTTGCGGCGGATTCCTCGACAAATACGGCTATCCGTTCTGTCGCGGCCGCATCTTTGATACGGTAGAGCGCGATAACGGGCAGTATGATTACCAGCAGGAAATCTTGTGGGCTACGGGTGCCTGTATGATGATCCGCTCAAAGGATTATTGGACTGCCGGCGGTTTAGACGGCCGTTTCTTTGCCCATAATGAAGAGATAGATCTTTGCTGGCGCTTGCGCCTGATGGGCAGAAAAATCTACTGCATTCCTGAGAGTGAGGTTTATCATGTGGGGGGTGGAACCCTGCCGAAAAGCAATCCGATGAAGACTTATCTGAATTTTAGAAATAATTTAACCATGCTTTATAAGAATCTGAGTGATACGGAGTTGACTCATGTAATGCGTATGCGTAGATTCCTGGATTACCTTGCTGCTTTCGAGACATTGGTTCTGAATCGCAACTGGGGTGACTTCAAGGCCATCTTCAAGGCGCGCAGGGCTTTCAAGGCATGGAAACATGAGTTTGACGAAGATCGCAGAAAGATACAGGCGGGTAGGGTGAAGGAGGAG